The Micromonospora violae DNA segment AACGGCGAGTCGTTCAACCCCAACGCGCTGACCGCCGCGCACAAGACGCTGCCGTTCAACACCAAGGTTCGGGTGACCAACCCGGCCAACGGCAAGTCGGTGACGGTGCGGATCAACGACCGCGGCCCGTTCATCGACGGCCGCTGCCTGGACCTCTCCCGGGCCGCCTTCGCCACCATCGCCTCGGTCGACGTGGGCGCGCTCACCGTCCGCTACGAGGTCCTCGGCTGACCGGGACTGGCGACGTCGATTCGGCCGGCCGACTGGGCCGGCCGGACAGAACCTGCTCGGACGACGGGTCAGGTTCATTCACGGGTTCACCCGGATCAGGCAAACTGTCCCTCGTACCCACGCGACTCCTCCAGTCGGGCCGTCGCCCGCTGAGCCCCGGATCCCGCGCCGGCCTCGGCGCGGCCCTCGTTCTGCTCGCGATCGTGTCGGCGATGGAGGCGGCTGACGGCCGCAAGGTGCACTACGTCGCGCTCCTGGCGGCCGCGCCGGTTCTCGCCGCCGCCCTGGCGTCGTGGCTGGTGGTCCTGGGGGTGGGTGTCGCGGCGACAGTGATCGGCGTCGGCTTCGCGCTGATCGCGCCGAAGGTCTCGCTGGCCACCTCGGTCAACGTTGTCGCGGTCGTGCTCGTCACCGGGTTGGCGGTGGCGGTGGCGTGGGTTCGGCAGCGGCAGGCCGAGCGGATCGTCGAGCTGACCAAGCTCGCCGCGGTGGCCCAGCAGGCGGTGTTGCGCCCGCTCGGGCCGCAGGTGGGCACCCTCTCGGTCGCGGGACGCTACATCTCGTCGACCGCGACGGCCGAGATCGGTGGCGACCTGTACGAGGCGATCGACACGCCCTACGGCGTACGGATGATCATCGGTGACGTGCGGGGCAAGGGCCTGGACGCGGTTCGGTTGGCCAGCATCGTGCTCGGTTCCTACCGGCACGTGGCGTACGAGCGGTCCGACCTGCGGGCCGTCGTCGCCGACCTGGACCGCGCGGTGGCGCGCAACGTCGGCGACGAGGACTTCGTCACCGCGGCGTTGGTCGAGGAGCGCGGCGGCACCCTCACGATCGTCAACTGCGGGCATCCGCCGCCGCTGCTGCTGCGCCGGGGCGCGGTGATCCCGCTGGAACCGCCGGCTCCGGCACCTCCGCTGGGGTTCATGCCGGTGGTCCGTCCCCGGGTCGAACGCCTGGAGCCCGGGGATCGGCTGCTGCTGTTCACGGACGGCCTCGGCGAGGCGCGGCGCGACGGCGAGTTCTTCCCCACCGCCGACCGGGCCTGGCGACTGCTCGGCCACGGCACGGTCGCCGACGGGCTGGCGTCGCTGGAGACCGCCCTGGTCGAGTGGGTCCATGGTCGGCTCGATGACGACATCGCGCTGGTCCTCATGGAGTATGTCGGTGCGCGTACCGGCGCGGCCGTGGCCGTCCCGAGCTGGGAGGTCGGGGCCGCCGACGGCTGAGCTCGGCCGGCGTACCCAGGAGTGTGTAATCGCCGTCACTTGGGTGATCCGCTTGTCGCTGCCTACCCACGAGTAATACAGTCGGGGTTACTGATCGGTAACACCTGTCCGGAAGCGGGGCCAGCGAGCATGACCCACTACAAGAGCAACCTGCGGGATCTCGAGTTCAACCTGTTCGAGGTCTTCGGGGCGGACCGGGCGTTCGGCCAGGATCCGTACTCGGATCTCGACACCGACACCGCCCGCAGCTTCCTCGCTGAGGTGGACCGCCTCGCCCGCGAGGACCTGGCCGCCAGCTACACGGACAGTGACCGCAATCCGCCGGTCTTCGACCCAGCCACGCACACCGCGCCGCTGCCGGAGTCGTTCAAGAAGTCCTACCAGGCGTTCATGGAATCCGAGTTCTGGCGCCTGGACCTGCCGCCGGCGCTGGGCGGCACCAACGCGCCGCGTGCCCTCTGGTGGGCGCTCGCCGAACTGGTGCTCGGCTCGAACGCG contains these protein-coding regions:
- a CDS encoding PP2C family protein-serine/threonine phosphatase, with the translated sequence MSLVPTRLLQSGRRPLSPGSRAGLGAALVLLAIVSAMEAADGRKVHYVALLAAAPVLAAALASWLVVLGVGVAATVIGVGFALIAPKVSLATSVNVVAVVLVTGLAVAVAWVRQRQAERIVELTKLAAVAQQAVLRPLGPQVGTLSVAGRYISSTATAEIGGDLYEAIDTPYGVRMIIGDVRGKGLDAVRLASIVLGSYRHVAYERSDLRAVVADLDRAVARNVGDEDFVTAALVEERGGTLTIVNCGHPPPLLLRRGAVIPLEPPAPAPPLGFMPVVRPRVERLEPGDRLLLFTDGLGEARRDGEFFPTADRAWRLLGHGTVADGLASLETALVEWVHGRLDDDIALVLMEYVGARTGAAVAVPSWEVGAADG